A region of Hydrogenimonas cancrithermarum DNA encodes the following proteins:
- a CDS encoding DUF4139 domain-containing protein has protein sequence MKVLKPLLIVLAATLVTHAATLEVYRDGAIYTYRPSGKFVGFPPKDLKAECNGRAVTLYHASECPKQSRLCKEKRAIEKFSLASFSALQQMHFIDTLIERAEVKIAAPDKVLEMSKKAAEIYSALQKRKRESDNEVKWRNTRFMQQAPSMEPKQLPLGCKGDVKLTIPSGYIRFGLYYEADLSKSATIGVTRHLELTNRSGIDIDADRAVLFYQPIKRYLRPIHFSPWVIHDKRLPRPVATERKMSLQARAPVVEDAAGKRFESVASSSPRSYRIERLHLPSDGETVDIAIDSWSVAAQRFEVVYPYRDVNVYEAVKFSPKEVIETNRWRIRSGKKVLADYAYGEFFERKYRLYTGVDEDLVVRREKMILKERETGIFGKTVRKKDGYTIRIFNQSKRPKTLQVVERIPVASREDVEVKLLHVKSDRGSMDHRLEKKGKLLIDVTVPAHEEARIDVLFEVSYDKDKPVVF, from the coding sequence ATGAAAGTTTTGAAACCCCTTCTGATTGTCTTGGCGGCGACGCTCGTGACGCATGCCGCGACGCTCGAAGTCTATCGTGACGGCGCAATCTACACCTATAGACCGTCCGGGAAGTTTGTCGGTTTTCCCCCGAAAGATCTCAAAGCGGAGTGCAATGGACGGGCCGTTACGCTCTATCATGCATCCGAATGTCCGAAACAAAGTCGTCTGTGCAAAGAGAAAAGAGCCATTGAGAAGTTTTCCCTCGCCTCTTTTTCGGCGCTGCAACAGATGCATTTTATCGACACGTTGATCGAGCGGGCCGAAGTGAAGATCGCTGCACCGGACAAGGTGCTCGAGATGTCGAAAAAAGCGGCGGAAATCTATTCTGCACTGCAGAAGAGAAAACGTGAAAGCGACAACGAAGTGAAATGGCGCAATACACGTTTTATGCAGCAGGCCCCCTCGATGGAGCCAAAACAGCTGCCACTCGGCTGCAAAGGTGACGTGAAGTTGACGATTCCTTCGGGCTACATCCGTTTCGGCCTCTACTACGAAGCGGATCTCTCCAAGAGTGCGACGATCGGTGTGACGCGCCACCTCGAACTCACCAACAGAAGCGGCATCGATATCGATGCCGATCGTGCGGTACTTTTTTATCAGCCGATCAAGCGTTACCTGCGTCCGATCCATTTTTCTCCCTGGGTGATTCACGACAAACGTTTGCCCCGGCCCGTGGCGACGGAGCGCAAAATGTCACTGCAGGCACGCGCTCCCGTGGTAGAGGATGCGGCTGGTAAACGGTTTGAAAGCGTGGCGTCGTCATCACCGAGATCCTACCGTATAGAACGGCTGCATCTGCCTTCCGACGGGGAAACCGTCGATATCGCCATCGATTCATGGAGCGTCGCCGCCCAGAGATTCGAGGTTGTCTATCCCTATCGTGACGTCAATGTCTACGAAGCGGTGAAGTTCAGCCCCAAAGAGGTCATCGAAACCAACCGCTGGCGGATACGCTCGGGGAAGAAAGTGCTTGCCGACTATGCTTACGGTGAATTTTTCGAAAGAAAATACAGACTCTACACGGGGGTTGACGAAGATCTCGTCGTCCGCAGGGAAAAGATGATTTTAAAAGAACGTGAAACCGGAATTTTCGGTAAAACCGTCCGTAAAAAGGATGGCTATACGATCCGTATCTTCAATCAGTCGAAACGGCCGAAAACATTGCAGGTCGTCGAGCGGATTCCCGTCGCTAGTCGTGAAGATGTCGAAGTGAAACTGCTACACGTCAAATCCGACCGCGGTTCGATGGATCATAGGCTGGAAAAAAAGGGAAAGCTTTTGATCGACGTGACGGTTCCGGCACATGAAGAGGCCAGGATCGATGTGCTTTTCGAAGTGAGCTACGACAAAGATAAACCGGTGGTCTTTTAA
- a CDS encoding cob(I)yrinic acid a,c-diamide adenosyltransferase, producing the protein MALRQGYIQLYTGEGKGKTTAAVGQTLRALGNGLKVVFVQFMKSVPSGEITMLERCGGEKIAIFREWDDSFVIGEPSEKQVAMSRGLWSRMVEAMRSMQPDMLVLDEVAVALTYGLLNEQDVLSFLKQKPAKLEIVLTGQNASASLIAASDLVTEMRKVKHYYDRGVMARKGIEY; encoded by the coding sequence ATGGCATTGCGGCAAGGATATATTCAGCTCTATACCGGTGAAGGAAAGGGCAAAACGACGGCGGCAGTCGGGCAGACACTTCGGGCGCTCGGAAATGGATTGAAAGTCGTTTTCGTCCAGTTTATGAAGAGTGTGCCGAGCGGCGAGATCACGATGCTCGAGCGCTGCGGCGGTGAGAAGATAGCGATATTTCGTGAGTGGGATGACAGCTTTGTCATCGGTGAGCCAAGTGAGAAACAGGTTGCGATGAGCCGTGGGTTGTGGTCCCGGATGGTCGAAGCCATGCGATCGATGCAACCGGACATGCTGGTGCTCGACGAAGTGGCTGTGGCGCTCACATACGGTCTGCTGAATGAGCAGGATGTCCTCTCTTTTTTAAAACAGAAACCTGCCAAACTCGAGATCGTACTGACCGGCCAGAACGCTTCTGCGTCATTGATCGCCGCAAGCGATCTCGTGACGGAGATGAGAAAGGTCAAACACTATTACGACAGAGGTGTCATGGCGCGCAAGGGGATCGAATATTGA
- a CDS encoding thioredoxin domain-containing protein, which translates to MRYFILIPIFLTTLLASEPDYTNHLIDEPSPYLQQHAHNPVDWYPWGEEAFEKAKREHKPIFLSIGYSTCHWCHVMAHESFEDPKIAEIIDRWFVPVKVDREEMPHLDKYFQKVYALLHRRSGGWPLTILLTEDLKPFFAATYIPPVDSYGVEGLETLLPKMGRLYRNNRMKIDQRADAIEALMRRVQNLPSKPIDADLKIADKAIEAMHGYYDPLYKGFGDRPKFPESSRLRLLLDIYRLNGNERARTMALETLDAMQRSGLYDQIDGAFFRYCVDRRWRMPHFEKMLYTNAELIPLYLQAWKMTGKERYKEVVKETISEIDRRFRTQEGLYFSASDADSDHQEGGYFIYRYDEALEALKRAGYDEMHAKMILKFFDIEEDGNFDTEFSHPRRAAEREPEGFEKAKKVLGAMRNGRTYPFIDKKVITAWNAMMIKALFVASGLDDRYMAEAKRSYAALKHLMQQNDGSLYHQVLFGNRPEQGGLLEDYAFLIDAALTAYQMTLEEAYLNDADRWTKIALKMFYREGRWLLGSDGFESYADLQDNYYTSSLSVMLDNLLDLALLESSLSYETAVKKTLDANGAVITKRPDAYPEALRAYLRLKRGIVGIKSSRATLLANARKIEAVGYPFLLKKAEELHIFIACDMRTCFAFGEDFESIKESIESR; encoded by the coding sequence ATGCGCTATTTTATCCTAATCCCCATATTCTTGACGACCCTCTTGGCGTCAGAACCGGACTACACCAACCATCTGATCGACGAACCCTCGCCCTATCTGCAGCAGCATGCCCACAATCCGGTCGACTGGTACCCCTGGGGCGAGGAGGCATTCGAGAAGGCGAAGCGCGAACACAAGCCGATCTTTCTCAGCATCGGCTACAGTACCTGCCACTGGTGCCATGTGATGGCACACGAATCGTTCGAAGATCCCAAAATCGCCGAAATCATCGACCGCTGGTTCGTACCCGTGAAAGTGGATCGCGAGGAGATGCCCCATCTGGACAAATATTTTCAGAAAGTCTATGCGCTGCTGCACCGAAGAAGCGGCGGATGGCCGTTGACGATTCTGTTGACGGAAGATCTCAAACCCTTTTTCGCCGCCACCTACATTCCGCCAGTCGATTCATATGGCGTGGAAGGGCTGGAGACACTGTTGCCGAAAATGGGCCGTCTCTATCGCAACAACCGCATGAAAATAGATCAGCGTGCCGATGCGATTGAAGCGTTGATGCGGCGGGTGCAGAATCTTCCTTCCAAGCCAATCGATGCCGATCTGAAAATCGCAGATAAAGCGATCGAGGCGATGCACGGCTATTACGACCCCCTCTATAAAGGTTTCGGCGACCGGCCGAAATTCCCGGAGAGTTCCCGGCTTCGTCTGTTGCTGGATATCTACCGCCTCAACGGCAACGAGAGGGCACGGACGATGGCTCTCGAGACGCTGGATGCGATGCAAAGAAGCGGTCTTTATGATCAGATCGACGGAGCCTTTTTCCGCTACTGTGTCGATCGCCGCTGGCGGATGCCTCACTTCGAGAAGATGCTCTATACCAATGCAGAGCTGATACCTCTATATCTACAGGCGTGGAAGATGACGGGTAAAGAACGCTACAAAGAGGTTGTGAAGGAGACGATTTCGGAGATCGATCGCAGATTCAGAACCCAAGAGGGGCTCTACTTTAGTGCGAGCGATGCCGACAGCGACCATCAGGAAGGCGGGTATTTTATCTACCGCTATGATGAAGCGCTCGAGGCATTGAAGCGTGCCGGTTACGACGAGATGCATGCGAAGATGATTTTGAAATTTTTCGATATCGAAGAGGATGGCAATTTCGATACCGAATTTTCACACCCGAGACGGGCGGCCGAGAGGGAACCTGAAGGGTTCGAAAAGGCGAAAAAGGTGCTTGGAGCGATGCGAAACGGGCGAACTTATCCTTTTATCGATAAAAAGGTCATTACGGCCTGGAATGCCATGATGATCAAAGCGCTTTTTGTAGCTTCTGGACTCGACGACCGCTATATGGCAGAGGCAAAGCGATCTTACGCGGCATTGAAGCATCTGATGCAGCAAAACGACGGGTCGTTGTACCATCAGGTGCTGTTCGGCAACCGGCCGGAGCAAGGCGGATTGCTCGAGGATTACGCATTTTTGATCGATGCCGCATTGACAGCCTATCAGATGACATTGGAGGAAGCCTATTTGAACGATGCCGACCGTTGGACGAAGATCGCGTTGAAAATGTTTTACAGAGAGGGGCGCTGGCTGCTTGGAAGCGACGGATTCGAGAGCTATGCCGATCTTCAGGACAACTACTATACCTCTTCGCTTTCGGTCATGCTCGATAATCTTCTCGATCTGGCGCTGTTGGAGAGCTCGTTGTCTTATGAAACCGCCGTGAAAAAGACGCTCGATGCCAACGGTGCCGTGATAACGAAACGGCCCGATGCCTATCCGGAAGCGCTGCGTGCCTATCTTCGCCTCAAGCGTGGCATCGTCGGGATCAAGTCCAGTCGCGCTACGCTGCTGGCAAATGCACGAAAGATCGAAGCGGTTGGTTACCCATTCCTGTTGAAAAAGGCGGAGGAGCTCCACATTTTCATCGCATGTGATATGCGGACCTGCTTCGCATTCGGTGAAGATTTCGAGAGTATAAAAGAGAGTATCGAGAGCCGTTGA